One window of the Camarhynchus parvulus chromosome 2, STF_HiC, whole genome shotgun sequence genome contains the following:
- the EXOSC4 gene encoding LOW QUALITY PROTEIN: exosome complex component RRP41 (The sequence of the model RefSeq protein was modified relative to this genomic sequence to represent the inferred CDS: substituted 2 bases at 2 genomic stop codons) produces MAGLELLSDAGFRADGRRPDELRKVRARLGVLARADGSAYLEQGNTKVLAAVYGPHEVRGSRAKAPPDRALLSVRCSSAPFAGGGERRRRSAQGGTDRRAGERALLLRGVLEGAVLSQLYPRSQIDVHVQVLQADGGELAGASVSAAGLALLDAGVSCARRGGRVGRAGRAPAGPPWPXVTXAAVEAAPGGPRLAVATVAGSGQLALCQLSARLHQERLRPVLDAAQAACRGLHAVLDGVVRARLRQDTAMEH; encoded by the exons ATggcggggctggagctgctgtccgACGCGGGGTTCCGGGCGGACGGGCGGCGGCCGGACGAGCTGCGCAAGGTGCGGGCCCGGCTCGGGGTGCTGGCCCGGGCCGACGGCTCGGCCTACCTGGAGCAGGGCAACACCAAAGTGCTGGCGGCCGTGTACGGCCCGCACGAG GTCCGGGGGTCGCGGGCCAAGGCCCCCCCGGACCGGGCCCTGCTCAGCGTCCGCTGCAGCTCGGCGCCGTTCGCGGGGGGcggcgagcggcggcggcggtcGGCGCAGGGCGGCACGGACCGCAGGGCGGGGGAGCGAGCGCTGCTGCTGCGGGGCGTGCTGGAGGGAGCCGTGCTCAGCCAGCTCTACCCGCGCTCGCAGATCGACGTGCACGTCCAG GTTCTCCAGGCAGACGGCGGTGAGCTCG CTGGGGCCAGCGTGAGCGCGGCGGGGCTGGCGCTGCTGGACGCGGGCGTGAGCTGCGCGCGCCGTGGTGGCCGGGTCGGCCGGGCTGGCCgagccccggccgggcccccGTGGCCCTGAGTGACCTGAGCGGCGGTGGAGGCGGCGCCCGGCGGCCCCAGGCTGGCCGTGGCCACGGTGGCGGGCAGCGGGCAGCTggccctgtgccagctcagcGCCCGCCTGCACCAGGAGCGGCTGCGGCCCGTGCTGGACGCTGCCCAGGCCGCCTGCCGGGGGCTGCACGCCGTGCTGGACGGCGTGGTGAGGGCCAGGCTGCGCCAGGACACGGCCATGGAgcactga